A portion of the Apium graveolens cultivar Ventura unplaced genomic scaffold, ASM990537v1 ctg1590, whole genome shotgun sequence genome contains these proteins:
- the LOC141699973 gene encoding aspartate--tRNA ligase 2, cytoplasmic-like encodes MDPQEDQTKKPSKKDLAKAERLRRKQELAAASAAAGVSSVSIDEPDPLAANYGEIPLIELQSKSIASQEWTEIGALAEKLKDANVLVRGRVHSIRAVSKKMVFVVVREKGCTVQCVLTVKPEKISLQMVKFVTNLNKESFVDVQGVISVPENPLKATTQQVEIQVNKIYCVNKALPTLPINIEDAARSESEIEAGLQAGEQFVRVNQDTRLNNRVLDLRTPANQGIFRIQYQVEKIFRHFLEDEGFVGIHTPKLMGGSSEGGSAVFRLQYKGGVPACLAQSPQLHKQMSICGDFGRVFEVGPVFRAEDSFTHRHLCEFTGLDVEMEIKQHYSEVMDIVDRLFVAMFDHLKQNCQKELEAVGKQYPFEPLEYLPKTLRLTFQEGVQMLKEAGVEVDPLGDLNTEAERRLGQLVFEKYKTQFYILHRYPLAVRPFYTMPCPDDSAYSNSFDVFIRGEEIISGAQRVHVPEFLEERAQACGIDVKTISTYIDSFRYGAPPHGGFGVGLERVVMLYCNLNNIRKTSLFPRDPQRIAP; translated from the exons ATGGACCCACAAGAAGACCAAACCAAAAAGCCCTCCAAGAAGGACCTGGCCAAAGCCGAGCGTCTCCGCCGCAAACAAGAACTCGCCGCGGCCTCCGCCGCCGCCGGCGTCTCATCCGTCTCTATTGACGAACCTGACCCGCTCGCCGCCAATTACGGCGAGATTCCTCTAATTGAGCTCCAATCAAAGTCAATCGCATCTCAGGAATGGACTGAGATCGGCGCTCTCGCCGAGAAATTGAAGGATGCGAATGTGTTGGTTAGAGGAAGAGTTCATAGCATTCGTGCAGTGTCGAAAAAAATGGTGTTTGTTGTTGTGAGAGAGAAGGGATGTACGGTGCAGTGTGTGTTGACTGTTAAACCGGAGAAAATTAGTTTGCAGATGGTGAAGTTTGTTACTAATTTGAACAAGGAGTCGTTTGTTGATGTTCAAGGGGTTATTTCGGTTCCTGAGAATCCGTTAAAGGCGACAACTCAGCAG GTGGAAATTCAAGTTAATAAGATATATTGTGTCAACAAGGCTCTACCAACATTGCCTATCAATATcgaggatgcagctagaagtgaatCAGAAATTGAAGCAGGTTTACAG GCCGGTGAACAGTTTGTTCGCGTTAATCAGGATACCCGTTTGAACAACAGGGTTCTTGATCTGCGCACACCTGCTAATCAAGGGATCTTCCGCATTCAGTATCAAGTTGAAAAG ATTTTCCGGCATTTTCTGGAGGATGAGGGTTTTGTTGGTATCCATACACCAAAATTAATGGGAGGCTCTAGTGAAGGTGGTTCAGCTGTGTTTAGGTTACAGTACAAAGGAGGGGTACCTGCTTGCTTGGCACAGTCACCTCAGCTTCACAAACAAATGTCAATCTGTGGTGATTTTGGGCGTGTTTTTGAGGTTGGTCCAGTTTTTAGGGCCGAGGATTCTTTTACACACAGACATTTATGTGAGTTTACAGGTCTTGATGTTGAGATGGAAATTAAGCAACACTATTCTGAG GTTATGGACATTGTGGATCGCTTATTCGTCGCAATGTTTGACCATTTGAAGCAGAACTGCCAAAAGGAGCTTGAAGCAGTTGGGAAGCAGTACCCATTTGAGCCTCTAGAG TATTTGCCAAAAACTTTACGACTTACATTTCAAGAAGGGGTTCAGATGCTAAAG GAAGCAGGGGTTGAAGTTGATCCCCTGGGAGACCTTAACACAGAGGCTGAAAGAAGACTTGGCCAGCTTGTTTTCGAAAA GTACAAAACTCAGTTCTATATACTTCACCGCTATCCATTAGCTGTTCGACCATTCTATACTATGCCTTGCCCTGATGATAGTGCATATAGCAATTCATTTGATGTCTTCATTCGAG GAGAGGAAATAATTTCAGGAGCTCAGCGTGTTCATGTTCCTGAATTTTTAGAAGAACGCGCACAAGCTTGTGGGATAGATGTTAAGACCATATCAACCTATATTGATTCATTTAG GTATGGTGCACCTCCCCATGGAGGGTTCGGTGTGGGATTAGAGCGTGTGGTGATGCTGTATTGCAACCTCAACAACATCCGCAAGACATCACTTTTCCCACGTGACCCACAAAGGATAGCTCCGTAA